The DNA sequence AAGATTACGTCTGACGGTCGCAAGACCCTAAAGGCTCGAGGAAGACTACCTCGTTGATAGGCCAGGTGTGTAAACGTGGCAACACGTGAGCTGACTGGTACTAATAAGCCGTGAGGCTTGATCACTTAAATTTCCTTCGCAAGAAGGAGCGATTTAATAAATCAGCACTCTGTAGTTTCCCGCTTACTGTATGCAATTATCAGAGAACTTGTTCTTTCACAAAGCTGTCAGTGGTTCGCCCGATTTGTCGGGCCAGCGGTTCGCTTTCCGAATGCGAAGCGCCGACTCCTGGCAGCTTGAGATTTCCCGGTAGTTTTGCCGCAGTGGTCCCACCCGTTCCCATTCCGAACACGGCCGTGAAACGCTGCAGGGCCGATGGTAGTGCCTGTATAGCTTGCGCGAGAGTAGGTCGCTGCCGGGGTAATTTAAAAAGGCCCGCATTCAAAAATGAGTGCGGGCCTTTTGCTTTATCCGCGTGAGCTATTTGCCTTCCAGTTCGGTTTTACGGTCGTCATGGAGGGCGATGAAGTCCCGTAGAAACTCCACTAGGGGATCCTGCCAGATGCCGGTGTGGTTATCCACGATGTCCGGAGTCGCCGAGATGACGAGGAACGGCAAGCGCAGGGGAGGCTCTGTCTTGCCGGGATACGGAATCAATTTCCATTGTCGATCGGGAAGGGAGAAAAGCTTCGAATGGATCCCCGCCGAAGTGGATTCCGTCACGGCGGCCAATGATCGTACTTGGGCCTTATCCAGCTTGTGGATGTGGAATCCTTTGCGTTTTGTCCCCGAGGTCCCGGGAGTTGTGACGTTCGTACTCGTGTTGGCCATCAGGCGATAATCGAAATAATTCGTGTAATGCCCCAGGGCGGTTGTATTCATCACTCGCTCGTCGGAGCCTGGTTTGAAGTTTTGGAACAGTGACGGGAAGAACTGTCCGATGGGGAAAGCCGTACCCGTGGCGGAATCGTTCTCTGCCCCGATGGTCATGAGTACCGTGCTTTGAGATGGATTGTAGTTCGTGCAATTCAACGTGGCCTCCGCCAGGCCGGAATAAAGTAAAGTCTCGAACGCTGGGTTCAAGAGCACCACGAGGTCGGGAGCGCCTGCGCTGATTATCCCCACGGTGTTGGTTTCCCCTATCTCAAAAGGAACAACACTCTCCAGGGTGCTCTTTTTGAGGATGTTATCCAGGGCCGAAAACACAATGGCTCCGCCAAAGCTGTGCCCAATAATTACGAGACGCGTCGGGCTTTGATCGGTTGTCGCTCGGGGATTCGTTAATTGGTGTTTCAGGACCCCCAAGTGGACCAGCAATTCGTTCATTTCGCCGCGACCGATCTTGTGCGCGGCCTTCTTGCGGGTCCAAAACGTCAGCCATTTCAACAAGGGTAATCGTTGCGACAGGCCGCGCCAGCCCACATAGATTCCGATGACGCGGCGCCCATTGGGACCTTCAAACTCATTCCATTTGTAAAGAACGTGTCGAAAGTGATCCACCGTGAGATTGCCAACGTCGGCATTTTCCTGCCAACCATGGACAAATACCAAAATAGCGGCGCCGTTCCGCTTGGCGACGGGATCCTCAGCGAACTTATCGATGGCAGCCAACTGCTGTTGGCGGCTCCAGAACTTACCTTGATCGTCAAATTCGACAATGCCCAGGTCGAATTCCTTGTAACTTTCGATAATCCGCTCGCCTACTTTATTCGTGAACGCTTCTTCCGTGAGGTTTGTCGTGTCCGCGAAAGCGCCCAGCGAATTCGTCCCCAAGGGATCCGGCACGACAAGTGTTCTCAACTGCTTATGGGGAGTCGTTCCGACGCAGCCAACGAGGAGGCCGAGTAGTAGACAACAGATAGTAATGACTAGGGTATATGACCTGATGTTCCTCTTTGCCTGCATCATCGCGCCAGAACCACCTGCCAATCCGGGAACCGCTTACGGGACTGTGTCCTTTGTGAGCTTCGTGAGGATCTTCCACATTTCGTCAGGCTTTTCGCAATCGAGCAGCGCTTTGCGCGCTTCGGTTGATTCAAACGTGCGAACCAATCCCGCCAGCAGTCTCAGATAGAACGCCGTTGCCGCTGTCGGGATGACGATGAAAAAGAAAATCTTGCTTAAGTGATCGCCCGTTGCGCCGAAGTCGATGCCCTTCTCTTTTAAACCCACGGCAAACGTCAGTCCGCCGCCTTCCACGTCGCGCACATGCGGGAATGCCAGTCCATGCTCCACCGCTGTGCTCACGATTGCTTCGCGGCGCAGTGCCAATTCCGTCACTGTGGCCGTATCCTCTACGAAACCGCCTTCGCCCAAGGCCTTCGCCAGTTCGCTAATGACCTCTTCACGCGTCGTTGCTGCCAGCTTGGGAACCATCAGATTCGACGCCGAGAAACGTGCGATGCCAATTTCCACCGGGCGATTTCCGTCAAACTTCTTCTTGGGCGTGCGCGCGATCGTGTCGGGAAAGAAAAGGAATCGGCCACAGTGGGGGCAATATTGCAATTGCTCGCCGGCCTTTGCCGCGTTGACGACGTTGGCCGGTACCGCCAGGCCGCAACGCGAACAGTTTCCATGGGCCAGCGGAATTACAGCCAACGGATAGCGTTTCTGCAACCGGTCGTACCGATCCGCCACATCGGGCGGTAATTGGCTGCGGATCTTCGCGATGGATTTCTCCAACTGTGCGAGCGGCATCTGCGAGTTCGACGCCTTCTGCTCCTCTTTGGCAAAGTTTAGTTCCTGTAACTGGATCAATTGATTGAGAATGCTTTTCATTTAGAATTCAAGCTGGTTGAATGACACAGATGGATTATAAGCTCTTTTCACACTCCCGCAAAGACTAATCACTTTCCCTCCGCTCCATCTCGCGTTATCATACCAATGATGAGTCGCGCACAAACCCGTTTCGGTAACTACATGTTGGGCACCGTTCCTCGTGTCGTCGGGACTGTTTCCCAGGCGGATACACTCGCGCAGCTTGCTGTACCCGCCAATCGCGACTGCGACATTGTCGAAATCCGCCTCGACCATATTGGTCCCGATGTGCCCGAATGGGTGGAACGCGCCATGGCTATTGAGGCGCGCGGCCTCCCCGTCATCATTACCATTCGAATTGCCGAAGAAGGTGGTCAATGGAAGCAAGCGGATGGGGCGCGCATTACTTTGTTCGAAAGCGCGCTGCGTCACCTAACCGCGGTGGATATTGAGCTCCGCAGCTCAATAGTCGGGGAGGTTTCCGAGCTCGCCAGCCGTCACCAACGCGCGCTCATTGTCTCGTACCACGATTTTGAGCGTACTCCACCCGTTGACGAACTCAAGAAGGTTGTGGCCACGGCCGCCACCCTCGGATCGGTTATTAAAATCGTCACGTTCACCAGGACCGACGAGGACGTTGGCGTCTTGCGGACGTTGTTACATGAGAAAAGTTCCACCCCGCTCTGTGTGATGGGTATGGGACCGCTTGGGCCGCAAACCCGGGTGAAGTTTCCCAAGCTCGGTTCGTGTCTGGCATATGGCTATTTGGATGCGCCCGTCGCGCCAGGTCAGGTTCCTGCGCGCGATCTAATGCAGCAGTTGCACTGAACTCTCCACCGCGATCTGTTATAATTCGCCTGATGAAGAATCTGGTATTAGTAGGATTCATGGGTAGCGGTAAGACTGACGCCGGTAGGCTCGCGGCCGCCCGAATTCGAATGACATTTGCGGACATGGACGAGATCATAGAGCGGCGGCACGGGCAAACAATTTCCAAGATCTTTGAAACAAAGGGCGAAGTGTTCTTCCGTCTGCAGGAACGTGCCTTGGTTCGCGAGTTGTCTGCCAAACAGGACCACGTCATCGCCACGGGCGGCGGCGTTGTGCTCGATCAGAACAACCTTCGTGATTTCAGCCGCACCGGAATTGTCATTTGCTGCTGGGTGGACGCCAGGGTGGCCCACGAGCGCACCAAAAACACGAAACACCGCCCGTTGTTGGGAGATCAAACCGACCGACTTGCGCGGATTGAGACTCTCCTTCGTGAACGCGAGCAGTTCTACAAGGCCATTCCGAATCGCGTCGATACCTCGGCGATGAGCGTGGAACAGCAGGCTGATGAAATCCTCCGCATCTACAAGCTGCAAGCAGGATCGTAGGGAAACCTCGAAGACCCCCGAGGTTGCCCTGCAAATCAAAACCCGCGCCCGCAACATTGGTTTTGATCTTGTCGGCATCACGACGACCCAGTCGCCCAAACATACCCGGCAACTTCAGCAGTGGCTCGCGAAGGGTTTTCATGGCGAGATGGCGTACATGGCCCGCAACACCGACAAGCGCTCCAATCCTTCTCAAATTCTCGCCGACGCGCTGTCGTTGGTGGTGGTCGGACTGAACTATTATACAGGCGATCACTGCCAAACAGGACGTGTCGCGCGTTACGCTTGGGGCGCGCAGGACTACCACGAAGTGATGTCTGAGAAGCTGGAACAACTATCGGAGGAGATCGTCGAAATTGGCGGGCCGGGCACGCACTGCCTTGGGTATGTCGACACCGGCCCGATCCTCGAACGCGACCTCGCCCAACGCGCAGGCATTGGGTTCATTGGCAAGCACACCAATCTCATCAGTCGCCAGTTTGGCAATTGGCTTCTTCTTGGCGAAATACTGACGAATCTAGAATTGACGCCCGATCCGCCCGAACGTGAGTATTGTGGGACCTGCCAACGTTGCATGGATGTGTGCCCCACGCGTGCCATTGTTGGCCCCTACCAGCTCGACGCGCGATTGTGCATCAGCTACCTGACGATTGAGTTGAAAGGCTCGATCCCCGTCGAGCTAAGACCACTCATCGGCGACCACGTCTTTGGTTGCGACGATTGCCTCGAAGTTTGTCCGTGGAATCGGTTCGCCCGACAATCACCCGTCCGCCAGTTCCAGCGCCGCGAGATGCCGCCATTGACCGAATACCTCTCTTGGGACGAACCGAAATTCCGGGAGTTCTTCCGTGGAACGCCGATTTTTCGGATCAAGCGCCGCGGGTTCCTCCGGAATGTTTGCGTCGTGCTCGGGAACATCGGCGATGAAACTGCGTTGCCGGCGCTGGAGCGCGTGTGTCATGATACCGACGCAATGGTGGCAGAGCATGCGGCATGGGCAATCGAGCAAATTCAACGCCGACGCTGACTGACCGGATCTTTTTTGGTTCGTGGTCTTTGGCGCCTGTCTGGTTTGGATTGCTCGCATTGGCGGTCGTGCTTCGCATGTATCATTTGCCTGGGTTTGTCCTGAACTATGACGAGGCGCACTGGTTGATCTATAGTCTGGACAAGCGACTCCTGTTCGAGTCCTTGCAAAGCTCGCGCCCACGCCCCGACATTCTTTTCCCGCTGGTCGTTTCAGTGCCGGTGAGACTGCTTGGGCCTAATGAACTTGCGTTGCGCTTGCTCCCCGCACTGGCCGGGTCGCTCTCCTTGTTCCCACTGTCGGCATTGATCTTTCGATTAACAGGTCAACGTAGCACCGCGGCATTCGGCGCGGCATTTTTGGCGGTGCTGCCTCTCCATGTCTATTTCTCAGTGCAGGGTATTCCAGACGCAATCGCTTTGTTGTTCGGCCTATGCGCGGTCGCTTGCCTACTGCGCGCGAGGCAAACTTGTATGCCAGGCGATTTCATGTGGGTGGCGCTCTGGCTGACACTGGCGCTGCTCACCAAGGCGATCGCGCTTTACGGTTGGATATTTCTCGCGGTCGCGGGATTTTTCCTTTTTAAGGACCGCCGCCAACGATGTACTTTTTATATGGCGCTGGGTGTTTCGGTTTTACCTCTTGCTGTGGTTACATCCGTGATTTTGTTCCGGGGCCAGGCCATGGCGTTTCTACATGAACCGGGTGTTACAGGGACTTTCGGGCCATCGTTCGCCAGGCAGCGGTTGCACCTTCAATACTTTATCAGTTTCTATCGGGTATTGTTGCCGGTGGCCGTGGTTGGTGTCGTCCTCACGGTGGTTCGGGCTACCAAGGGCTCTTCGCCAGATGGCCAACTGCTGATCTGGCTCATGCCAGTCGTCAATCTTTTCGTTACTCCTTTTTTCCGCGCGGGACGCACGGAGTTACTCTGGCTGGTACCAACCGTCTGCTTGTTTGCGGCGGTCGCCGTGAGTTCGCTTCGTCGACATCTGGCCTTCTCTCTGACCGCGGTCGTTATGGTAATTCTAGTAGCTGCTTCCTTGTATGGAGTGCCGCTGCCATACCCTGGGTCGGCACAGTCACCGAGCGATTATACCGCGGCCGTGCTGAAGCGGCCTGGCGGATGGCCGTCTCGTGACGCAGCACGCTGGCTTGTCGCGCACACCTCGCCCGAAGACGGGATTCTATTGACGGCGTTTACTTTCACCGACCCGCTATTGTTGGATTTGAACCAGTCGCGTCGCGTAATACCCAATGCTGGCTCGAACTGGGCACTGCTCCGCGATCCCACCAATCGCATCAAGTACGTCGTGTTCACGCAGGATTACCGCGGTTATGCGCCTTATCTTGCCGCGTATGCCGACACGCACTTCACGCTACCTGCCGACGGGCAATTTCCAAACTACGCGATTTATGATTGCCAGAAGAGCGGTCGGTTGGTCGCATATCCAGACGCCTACGATAGCGCGAGCCCGGATGTACAACGGGGGATGGCGTTTCTTCAGAAGCATCAACTAGAGCGCGCGACCGAGGCCTTCGAGAAAGCGCTGGAGGTCAATCCCAACCATCCGGTTGCCAGCGCAAACCTCACGCTGCTGTATTACCAACTGGGTCGCCAGACGGATGGCGTTGCCTTGTGTGAAAGGAACATTCACCTCGGTATGAATCTGGCCATTAGTTACGGGGTTCTGGGGCAGATTCGCGAACAGCAGGGAGATCTGGCCGCAGCACAAGCCGCGTACAAGGAATCGCTGAAATTCGACCCCAAGAACCAGGTGACCTTGCAACTCTTGGCAAACCTGAAGGCGCGACTGTCATCTTCCGCCGTGCCCCCGACTCCTTGATAAACTTTGACACCGTGGAAAGGCGGGGTTAACTTAGCGGATGCTTTTTGTCTGCGTCCGCCGCTTGAGATGTTCTTGCTTCGCGATTCTTTTGGGGATTGGTGTAATCATTGGTCGAGCGACTTTGGCTGATACCAACCTCCTCGATAACGGGTTTTGGGTGGTTGACGGTACGGACGATACCGGGCCCAATCCAACCAACATCACACTGTCAGTGGATGGCCACTCCGTCAGTTCGTTCTCGGAGTTGGTGCTTTCCTACAATGTAGGCGGATCGGGTGTCGTGGCCGTGTGCACCATCAAGGGCAGTGGTGGGATTCGGCTTTCGCTGCCTCCGCCTGGTGAGTTTGGGGGGACATTTTTTACCACGGGCTACGAGGATTGTGACGATGGGCTCATTCCCACAATGTCGTTCGTGGAACTGGATATTCGGGCAAAAAAGGGTCAGAAGGGTGATTTGCAGCTCAAGGGAAGGATCTCCAATTTCACCTCGATGGAGGCGAAGGATTTCAAGATGAGGTTCTCACCGCCGGACGTTGACTCGACAAGTGTGGACGTGCAATACACGTTGTTTGCCACCCGCGATATTTGCGTCAACCAGACCAACAGCGCCATGGCGGATGATCTTCACGCGGTGAGCATGGCGGCCAATTACCTGTCGCCCAGTGAGCAGGAAAACGATTTGGCGCGCTATGTCAGAATCTCAAGCAAGACCTGCTTCTTCTATGGCTGCGTCGTCAATAAAAAGTCAGTTTGCGAGAGTTTGGTGGATACGAATGGTTTTCTGATTAACACTCCCCGGGCACTCGGCACTTCCAGCATGCTTCTCGTCCATACACAGCCATTGCCCCGGAACACCCCGACGTTGAGCGTCCAATTTCACACGCCCTCGCACGGGTCGATCAAGCCGCAAGGGTTTGTCACTGAGTCAGCCGACCCGACGGAGCAAAACATCACCCTTTGGGGCAATTGGGGTCCCGCCAAGGCGAGCTACCGGAACAAACAGCGAATTGAAAAGTTTCGTTACACGCTATCGGTTGTTCCGCCGCGGACCTATGGTTGTGACGATACAAAGTAGGGCCAACCCCTCGGAGATAATCGTATTCAGTGGTCTTCCTTCTCCCGCAGTTTCACGGCGAAATCCCGGTTCATAAACTCGCGTTCGAACAGTTCGCGCCGTGTTCGCTTTAGGATGCGTCGCACCAGGAGCATATCCCAGAGCGCCAGGATGACGGCCCCGAATGTGAACAGCAAACACCACGCCCAATAGAGAACGAATTGCAGTCCCTGCAATCGCTCGTTGAAGAGCGTCATACCGAGCACGACCATTAGCGCGCAGGCGGTTAGCAGGACACCACCGCAAATACGCAATACGATTTGGCCGCGGGAGAGGGGTAGTTTTTCGGGTTTTCTGGTAGCCGGCGCCATGCGCGCCCCGACTAAACGATGACCTGTTCAGTCTGGGCGTCGAAGAAATGGCTCTTGCGCAAGTCGAATGCCATCTCAAGCTTCTGCCCAACGTCGGCTCTCTCGTGTGGATTGACGCGGGCCACGAAGGTGTGACTGCCCGTATTGAGGTACAGGTAAATTTCTGCCCCCATCGGCTCAACGACCTCTACGGTGGCTGCCGCGGTCTGGTCGGGCTGGGCGAAGGAAGCGTACTGCTTGTCGTTGATGTCTTCAGGGCGTGAACCGAACACGACGGTCTTGCCAACATGGCCGGTGAGTTTCTTCGCCATCTCATCATTGATGCGCATCGAGAAGCCCTTTGAACCATTACCGCCACCCGCTTGCTCAATAAACCACAAAGTGCCCGCCCGCTGCTCAATGGCTCCCTTGAAGAAATTCATGGGTGGCGAACCGATGAAGCCCGCAACGAACATGTTTCTCGGATTGTCGTAAAGCGTGATGGGTTCGGCCACTTGCTGGATGAGGCCGTCCTTCATTACCACGATACGATCGCCCATGGTCATGGCTTCGACCTGGTCGTGCGTGACGTAGATCATCGTGGAATTGAGGCGGTCATGCAGCTTGGAAATCTCGGCGCGCATCTGAACGCGCATCTTGGCGTCGAGATTGGAGAGCGGCTCGTCAAACAGGAACGCTTTCGGCTTGCGGACAATGGCACGGCCTACCGCGACGCGTTGGCGTTGGCCACCGGAAAGGGCCTTCGGTTTGCGCTCGAGTTGCTCGTCAGTGATGCCCAGGATTTGCGCCGCCTCACGCACGCGCTGGTCGATTTCCGTCTTGGGGTACTTCCGCAACATGAGACCGAATGCCATGTTTTTGTACACCGTCATGTGTGGGTAAAGCGCGTAGTTTTGAAAGACCATGGCGATGTCGCGATCCTTCGGCGGGACGTCATTGACGCGCTTGCCGTCGATGAAAATGTTACCGCTAGAAATCTCTTCAAGCCCCGCGACCATGCGCAGCGTGGTCGACTTGCCGCAGCCCGAGGGGCCGACGAGCACGACAAACTCCTGGTCACTGATTTCGAGATTGGCGTTGTCGACCGCCTTGAATCCGCCGGGGTAAGTTTTGCTGACGTTTTCGAGGAGGACTTTTGCCACAGTGAATACCTGTTTAATTGGGCTGAAGCTTCGCAGGCAGTTTGTAGCAGAGTTGTCTTGCCTGTGTCAAACCCAACATTGCCATTTCGCAGGATGCTGGCCGGTGATATACTCGCCGGCGCATGAGTCGATTGGAAGAGATCTGGCCACAGTATCGACGGCTGTGGACATACGTGAAACCCTATCGCGGACGATTGGTTGCTGGAGTTGCGTTCGGGATTCTGTATGGCCCGGTAAACGCGGGTGTGCTGTCGGTCGTCAGCAAACTATGGAAGCGCGTTTTCGAACAATCCGGGGGTAGCATGTCACTGTGGCAGGCGTTTGCGATCGCAATGCTATTGCCCGCGGTTATGATCGCGCGCGGAGCTTGTGATTTTCTCGGCACCTACTTGATGAACTGGGTCGGGTTGCGTGCGGTGATGGACTTGCGGGAGCGGTTGTTCGATCACCTGCAGGCGTTGTCTTTGGATTTCTACAGCACCACCCAGACCGGCGAGTTGATCTCGCGCGTCACGAACGACGTCGGCACTGTGCAACAGGCCATCTCCAATGTTGTCGAAGACCTCGTCAAACAGCCTGTGACACTGGTCTGCGTGCTGGGCTGGTTGTTCTACCACGATTGGCGGCTCACGCTGGCGACATTGGTGCTATTTCCAATCTGTCTCATACCGATCTTGGTGTACGGGCGCAAGACTCGTGTTGCCAGCCGCGCAACTCAGGAACATCAAGCCACGCTGGTTT is a window from the Verrucomicrobiia bacterium genome containing:
- a CDS encoding PTS sugar transporter subunit IIA produces the protein MKSILNQLIQLQELNFAKEEQKASNSQMPLAQLEKSIAKIRSQLPPDVADRYDRLQKRYPLAVIPLAHGNCSRCGLAVPANVVNAAKAGEQLQYCPHCGRFLFFPDTIARTPKKKFDGNRPVEIGIARFSASNLMVPKLAATTREEVISELAKALGEGGFVEDTATVTELALRREAIVSTAVEHGLAFPHVRDVEGGGLTFAVGLKEKGIDFGATGDHLSKIFFFIVIPTAATAFYLRLLAGLVRTFESTEARKALLDCEKPDEMWKILTKLTKDTVP
- the queG gene encoding tRNA epoxyqueuosine(34) reductase QueG, which codes for MKSSASTSCKQDRRETSKTPEVALQIKTRARNIGFDLVGITTTQSPKHTRQLQQWLAKGFHGEMAYMARNTDKRSNPSQILADALSLVVVGLNYYTGDHCQTGRVARYAWGAQDYHEVMSEKLEQLSEEIVEIGGPGTHCLGYVDTGPILERDLAQRAGIGFIGKHTNLISRQFGNWLLLGEILTNLELTPDPPEREYCGTCQRCMDVCPTRAIVGPYQLDARLCISYLTIELKGSIPVELRPLIGDHVFGCDDCLEVCPWNRFARQSPVRQFQRREMPPLTEYLSWDEPKFREFFRGTPIFRIKRRGFLRNVCVVLGNIGDETALPALERVCHDTDAMVAEHAAWAIEQIQRRR
- a CDS encoding shikimate kinase gives rise to the protein MTFADMDEIIERRHGQTISKIFETKGEVFFRLQERALVRELSAKQDHVIATGGGVVLDQNNLRDFSRTGIVICCWVDARVAHERTKNTKHRPLLGDQTDRLARIETLLREREQFYKAIPNRVDTSAMSVEQQADEILRIYKLQAGS
- a CDS encoding type I 3-dehydroquinate dehydratase, with the protein product MMSRAQTRFGNYMLGTVPRVVGTVSQADTLAQLAVPANRDCDIVEIRLDHIGPDVPEWVERAMAIEARGLPVIITIRIAEEGGQWKQADGARITLFESALRHLTAVDIELRSSIVGEVSELASRHQRALIVSYHDFERTPPVDELKKVVATAATLGSVIKIVTFTRTDEDVGVLRTLLHEKSSTPLCVMGMGPLGPQTRVKFPKLGSCLAYGYLDAPVAPGQVPARDLMQQLH
- the ugpC gene encoding sn-glycerol-3-phosphate ABC transporter ATP-binding protein UgpC yields the protein MAKVLLENVSKTYPGGFKAVDNANLEISDQEFVVLVGPSGCGKSTTLRMVAGLEEISSGNIFIDGKRVNDVPPKDRDIAMVFQNYALYPHMTVYKNMAFGLMLRKYPKTEIDQRVREAAQILGITDEQLERKPKALSGGQRQRVAVGRAIVRKPKAFLFDEPLSNLDAKMRVQMRAEISKLHDRLNSTMIYVTHDQVEAMTMGDRIVVMKDGLIQQVAEPITLYDNPRNMFVAGFIGSPPMNFFKGAIEQRAGTLWFIEQAGGGNGSKGFSMRINDEMAKKLTGHVGKTVVFGSRPEDINDKQYASFAQPDQTAAATVEVVEPMGAEIYLYLNTGSHTFVARVNPHERADVGQKLEMAFDLRKSHFFDAQTEQVIV
- a CDS encoding glycosyltransferase family 39 protein, coding for MGNRANSTPTLTDRIFFGSWSLAPVWFGLLALAVVLRMYHLPGFVLNYDEAHWLIYSLDKRLLFESLQSSRPRPDILFPLVVSVPVRLLGPNELALRLLPALAGSLSLFPLSALIFRLTGQRSTAAFGAAFLAVLPLHVYFSVQGIPDAIALLFGLCAVACLLRARQTCMPGDFMWVALWLTLALLTKAIALYGWIFLAVAGFFLFKDRRQRCTFYMALGVSVLPLAVVTSVILFRGQAMAFLHEPGVTGTFGPSFARQRLHLQYFISFYRVLLPVAVVGVVLTVVRATKGSSPDGQLLIWLMPVVNLFVTPFFRAGRTELLWLVPTVCLFAAVAVSSLRRHLAFSLTAVVMVILVAASLYGVPLPYPGSAQSPSDYTAAVLKRPGGWPSRDAARWLVAHTSPEDGILLTAFTFTDPLLLDLNQSRRVIPNAGSNWALLRDPTNRIKYVVFTQDYRGYAPYLAAYADTHFTLPADGQFPNYAIYDCQKSGRLVAYPDAYDSASPDVQRGMAFLQKHQLERATEAFEKALEVNPNHPVASANLTLLYYQLGRQTDGVALCERNIHLGMNLAISYGVLGQIREQQGDLAAAQAAYKESLKFDPKNQVTLQLLANLKARLSSSAVPPTP